The following proteins come from a genomic window of Nitrosopumilus sp.:
- a CDS encoding Lrp/AsnC ligand binding domain-containing protein codes for MVRAIILVKSPKKLIAARLRKISSVSDSFPTSGQFDAVAIIDVKQLSQIKDVATLIQKISGVERTETMVEVQ; via the coding sequence ATGGTAAGAGCAATAATTTTGGTAAAATCCCCAAAAAAGCTCATTGCGGCCAGACTTCGAAAAATATCCTCTGTTTCAGATTCGTTCCCTACAAGCGGTCAATTTGACGCAGTTGCCATAATTGATGTTAAACAACTCAGTCAGATTAAAGACGTGGCCACTCTTATTCAGAAAATTAGCGGAGTAGAAAGAACTGAAACCATGGTTGAAGTCCAATAA
- a CDS encoding VOC family protein, with protein MNIKKVGNVILAVKDIDKSIQFYHELIGLPIKNQRRSWVDLGTSGAMLSLHPASLTAQHVGSSIDNGITIGFLVGDVQSAIDELKEKGVRIHRDIVERDAGKNAVILDPDDYLISLFEPNFEDKDQQTGGYHGFTPS; from the coding sequence GTGAACATCAAAAAAGTTGGAAATGTCATATTGGCTGTAAAAGACATTGACAAATCCATACAATTCTATCATGAACTCATAGGATTACCAATAAAAAATCAAAGAAGATCTTGGGTCGATTTAGGTACTTCCGGAGCCATGTTGAGTTTACATCCTGCATCTTTAACTGCACAGCATGTTGGAAGTTCTATTGATAATGGAATAACAATAGGATTTCTTGTTGGCGATGTTCAATCTGCAATTGATGAATTAAAAGAAAAAGGTGTAAGAATACATAGAGATATTGTAGAAAGGGATGCCGGCAAAAATGCAGTAATTTTAGATCCTGATGACTACCTAATTTCATTGTTTGAGCCAAACTTTGAAGACAAGGATCAACAAACAGGCGGATATCACGGATTTACACCATCTTAG
- a CDS encoding winged helix-turn-helix domain-containing protein codes for MSNDNLHAGNSVNIFSLDDEKLKILAKIISNKSSIEILNLLFYNELTANEIAQKTNMSLQLVKYYLDKMQQIGLIQISKIEKNCKARNMNYYKTSNLAIIITPSKITEKTKQSKLLIRSFNSISKFFGMGIVSAITALSLVMVTAESSLLNPIKNWYSDFSLPVKISGTGLVNSVDESLYMAKTKVDSVVSNPSAGSGTPYFDPYSSLLDFTGSDFTIAMLAFAGIGAALSFVVFNRVIGNFQKNILDSAQN; via the coding sequence ATGAGCAATGACAATTTACATGCAGGTAATTCTGTAAATATTTTTTCTTTGGATGATGAAAAATTAAAAATTTTAGCCAAAATTATCTCCAACAAATCCAGCATAGAAATTTTGAATTTGTTATTTTATAATGAATTGACTGCAAACGAAATTGCACAAAAAACAAACATGTCTCTGCAGCTTGTAAAGTATTATTTGGATAAAATGCAACAGATTGGATTGATACAAATTTCCAAGATTGAAAAAAACTGCAAAGCACGAAACATGAATTATTACAAAACATCCAATCTTGCAATAATAATAACTCCATCAAAGATTACTGAGAAAACAAAACAAAGTAAATTGTTGATTCGATCCTTTAATTCTATTTCTAAATTCTTTGGAATGGGAATTGTTTCAGCAATAACTGCACTTTCATTAGTTATGGTTACAGCAGAAAGCAGCCTTCTTAATCCTATAAAAAATTGGTATTCTGATTTTAGTTTGCCTGTAAAGATTTCTGGAACTGGACTGGTCAATTCTGTTGATGAATCACTATATATGGCAAAAACAAAGGTGGATTCCGTAGTCTCAAATCCAAGTGCAGGTTCTGGAACCCCTTATTTTGATCCATATTCCAGTTTGTTAGATTTTACAGGTTCTGATTTTACCATTGCAATGCTTGCATTTGCAGGAATCGGTGCTGCATTATCATTTGTGGTTTTTAATCGAGTAATTGGGAATTTTCAAAAAAACATTCTAGATTCTGCTCAAAACTAA
- the corA gene encoding magnesium/cobalt transporter CorA, producing the protein MRNKIGIIINRLVYGFTFAFLYQIVIGIATSLLSLPLTGNIQDLISGVEQIDSQQGPWLVAWWIISTIIITVMALMIIRYKKYLSPYKDEKNIEVPPRITIVTAIIIGALISFLFFLLDSIIGLIIKSGTATDVEAIYQAAIVGDFVPLVISIIFSIVAGFIIVGVAGKTSKVKEMTKDIGLQDITKISKILNKTMTQKTSLADTIGHSPGALIHVGQQRVENVRIDIVEYDPETITEKSDVKIEECLESKDKPNVSWINVIGIHDPKIIEAFGNSFEIHPLHQANIMNTELRPSIEISDNYIMIMLKMPHYISETGKLELEQISIILAKDHVVTFQEIEADFFDQIRKRLRSKTGTIRNLKSDYLAYAIIDAIIDSYFLVIEKIGDITEELEEELMQNPTAETMQTIQTLKRRMISLRKSIWPAREIIDFLVRDSTILILDNTRTYLRDVYNHVIQVIDTIEGLRDVIGGMLDTYLSSVSNRTNEVMKTLTIIASIFIPITFIASIYGTNFVYVPELQWEGSYFSMLTGMAVVSGMMILWFKRKKWL; encoded by the coding sequence TTGAGAAATAAAATAGGAATAATTATCAATAGGTTGGTTTATGGTTTCACTTTTGCTTTTTTGTATCAAATTGTCATTGGAATAGCCACATCATTACTTTCGTTACCGTTAACTGGCAACATTCAAGATCTTATATCTGGAGTTGAACAAATAGATTCACAACAGGGTCCTTGGCTAGTAGCATGGTGGATAATTTCTACAATTATAATCACAGTTATGGCACTAATGATAATTAGATATAAAAAATATCTATCTCCTTACAAGGATGAAAAAAATATTGAAGTTCCACCAAGAATCACTATAGTCACAGCAATAATTATTGGTGCTTTGATTTCTTTCTTGTTCTTCTTACTAGATTCTATAATTGGATTAATTATAAAATCTGGGACTGCAACTGATGTAGAGGCAATTTATCAGGCAGCAATTGTGGGTGATTTTGTCCCATTAGTAATCAGCATTATCTTTTCAATAGTTGCAGGATTCATTATTGTGGGTGTAGCTGGCAAGACATCAAAAGTTAAAGAAATGACAAAAGATATCGGACTGCAAGATATTACAAAAATTTCAAAAATTCTCAACAAAACAATGACTCAGAAAACATCATTAGCAGATACAATTGGACACAGTCCTGGCGCGCTTATTCATGTTGGACAACAAAGAGTAGAAAATGTCAGAATAGACATAGTGGAATATGATCCTGAAACAATTACAGAAAAAAGTGATGTAAAAATTGAAGAATGTTTAGAATCCAAAGACAAGCCAAATGTTTCATGGATAAATGTAATCGGCATACATGATCCTAAAATAATTGAAGCGTTTGGAAATAGTTTTGAAATTCATCCTCTTCATCAGGCAAATATTATGAATACCGAATTAAGACCCTCAATTGAAATTTCTGACAATTACATTATGATCATGTTGAAGATGCCTCACTACATAAGCGAAACAGGAAAGCTAGAATTGGAGCAAATTTCAATAATTCTTGCAAAGGATCATGTAGTGACATTTCAAGAAATTGAGGCTGATTTTTTTGATCAAATTAGAAAAAGACTTAGAAGTAAAACAGGTACAATTAGGAATCTCAAAAGTGACTATCTTGCATATGCAATTATTGATGCAATTATTGATAGTTATTTCCTTGTTATAGAAAAAATTGGCGATATTACTGAAGAATTAGAAGAAGAATTGATGCAAAATCCTACTGCAGAAACTATGCAGACAATTCAAACATTGAAACGTCGAATGATATCTTTGAGAAAATCAATCTGGCCTGCTCGTGAAATTATTGATTTCCTAGTGAGGGATTCTACAATATTGATTTTAGATAATACTAGAACTTATTTGAGAGATGTTTACAATCATGTAATTCAGGTAATTGATACTATCGAAGGATTACGAGATGTGATTGGAGGCATGCTTGACACATATCTGTCCAGTGTTAGTAACCGTACGAATGAGGTGATGAAGACACTTACAATAATTGCATCTATTTTCATACCCATTACATTCATAGCTAGTATCTATGGTACCAATTTTGTATATGTTCCAGAATTACAATGGGAAGGAAGCTATTTTTCCATGTTAACCGGAATGGCTGTTGTTTCTGGTATGATGATATTGTGGTTTAAACGAAAGAAATGGCTTTAA
- a CDS encoding adenylate/guanylate cyclase domain-containing protein, whose amino-acid sequence MTENIDKNKDEKLSKTSMGNTDVVDMLLSKNKEQTVDFETMILETQKRVWGSLKKGYEYSGMADESEKFLRKNVFLKLDMVVLYVDLVGSTTMTLEMPAEKIAIIVSSFSQEMAAVIRQHQGYVLKFVGDAVIGYFVAEGNSLLAADNAVNCAKSMITVIQKGINPILNQYDYPDLMVKIGIDFGQNIVVRYGSDAEQSHVDLMGPAMNIAAKIQNIAKPNQILIGNDVYQKLHPTSQKNFLQIVWKNNEWKYRSRLTGEIYKIYEFKG is encoded by the coding sequence ATGACTGAAAATATAGATAAAAACAAAGATGAAAAATTGTCTAAAACATCCATGGGTAATACAGATGTAGTAGATATGCTTCTAAGTAAAAATAAAGAACAGACAGTAGATTTTGAAACTATGATCTTGGAAACACAAAAACGTGTTTGGGGATCCCTCAAAAAAGGTTATGAGTATTCTGGAATGGCAGATGAATCTGAAAAATTTCTAAGAAAAAATGTGTTTTTAAAATTGGATATGGTTGTCTTGTATGTGGATTTGGTAGGTTCCACTACGATGACATTGGAAATGCCTGCTGAAAAAATCGCAATTATCGTTAGTTCATTTTCACAAGAGATGGCTGCAGTTATTAGACAACATCAAGGTTATGTGTTAAAATTTGTAGGTGATGCAGTAATTGGATATTTTGTTGCAGAAGGTAACTCATTATTGGCTGCAGATAATGCAGTAAACTGTGCAAAATCAATGATAACCGTTATTCAAAAAGGAATTAATCCAATTCTAAATCAATATGATTATCCAGATCTAATGGTGAAGATTGGAATAGATTTTGGGCAAAATATTGTAGTAAGATATGGTTCTGATGCAGAGCAGTCCCATGTTGATTTGATGGGACCTGCAATGAATATTGCTGCTAAAATACAAAATATCGCTAAACCAAATCAAATTTTGATTGGAAATGATGTATATCAAAAATTACATCCAACATCTCAAAAAAATTTTTTGCAAATAGTTTGGAAAAATAACGAATGGAAATATAGATCTAGGCTAACAGGAGAAATTTACAAAATTTATGAATTTAAAGGATAA